AACCCGTTTTCTACAGGAATCGGGAGTTTATTCCAAATATATCCCCCGTGGATGACAGCCTTTTTTTCCTCCGCATCCACGATCCTTACAGGAAGTGGGAACACCTCTTTCCAATTTTTTAGGTCTTTCGGGGAAATTTGGTCTAGGGTTTTCACTCCGTTCAAATGGAATTCGCCAATGGATTCCCGCACAAGCCTGCCAAGGGAAAGAGGGATTCCCCATTTTTCAGAAAGATCTAAAATGATTTTTCGAATGTACGTCCCAGAACTCACATGAATCCGAAACGAAAATCCAAGTTCTGTCTGCAAAACATCTTCCACTTTGTAGATTGAAATGGGTCTTTCTTTTTCCTCTACTACGAGTCCCTCTCGAACCAGATCCGACTGGCGTTTCCCACCCACTTTTAGAGCCGAAATTTTGGGTGCTTTTTGGGAAGTAAGTGTTGTGAGTTGTGTTAGTTCTGCGAGCAATCGTTCTCTTGGAAATTCGGAGACAAAACGAGGAAAGAAGATTTCCCGATCGTCAACTTCCACTACCCCGTCGGGATCCCCAGAATCGGTTTTTAGGCCGACCACAACTTCCGCAAAGTAAGACTTATCTTTTCCTAAAAACACTTGGGAAAAGGCAGTATAATCCCCACAAGGCAAAATGAGAAGGCCTTCGGCAAACCTGTCCAAGGTACCAGTATGGCCCACCGATTTCTGACCTAAGATCCGTTTGGTTTTTAGAACCAAATCGGAACTTGTGATTCCCGGTGTTTTGTAGACAAATAAAAAACCAGAATGATAGGGTTTAGACATAGGATAGAATCACCTAATCAAAGTGAGTTGTGATGAACATATTACCACTCGAAGGAATAAATTCCTTCGTTTTCAATATTTTACTCTTCGTCCTCAGTATTACTAACTGCTTTCGTTTGGGATGGAGAATCCGTATCGGAGTCATCACCTGCTTCTTCGGTTTCGGATTCTTCTGGGTGAAGTTCTTCAAATAAAGTTTTGGGAGCAGATTCATCAATGAGACGATTCACTTCCAAACTTTTGATGTAATTGTTATCCCAGACAAAAGTAAATTTTGGATTGGTATGGAGGTGAAGATTTTTTCCCACAAGAGAGGAAAGAAAACCAGCACAAGAAACAAGTCCTTGTGTGAGTTTTTTTCTTTCATTGTTATTACAAAGAGCCGTGAAATAGACCTTCGCATATTGAAGGTCTTCACTGATCTCA
This genomic stretch from Leptospira meyeri harbors:
- the truB gene encoding tRNA pseudouridine(55) synthase TruB, with product MSKPYHSGFLFVYKTPGITSSDLVLKTKRILGQKSVGHTGTLDRFAEGLLILPCGDYTAFSQVFLGKDKSYFAEVVVGLKTDSGDPDGVVEVDDREIFFPRFVSEFPRERLLAELTQLTTLTSQKAPKISALKVGGKRQSDLVREGLVVEEKERPISIYKVEDVLQTELGFSFRIHVSSGTYIRKIILDLSEKWGIPLSLGRLVRESIGEFHLNGVKTLDQISPKDLKNWKEVFPLPVRIVDAEEKKAVIHGGYIWNKLPIPVENGFYIVDADETTILAWCDYEGKPEHIPYRYRKVFFDPAAKIMFSK
- the rbfA gene encoding 30S ribosome-binding factor RbfA — translated: MNPIRMKKLESEIIRLISTAILEGKVKDPRVFLPSFHRIEISEDLQYAKVYFTALCNNNERKKLTQGLVSCAGFLSSLVGKNLHLHTNPKFTFVWDNNYIKSLEVNRLIDESAPKTLFEELHPEESETEEAGDDSDTDSPSQTKAVSNTEDEE